From the genome of candidate division KSB1 bacterium, one region includes:
- a CDS encoding DUF4138 domain-containing protein, whose translation MKKLTIALVFCIAYCTGDQSLAQSNQVVRVAPGFATVVVCPTAPELVTVGNMDAFSVQTTGNYILIKPLTSKGTTNMFIKTATESFNLLIQVSETPDLEVRLVSRSPALQELFPEDRSSKGAQSIEDSETARKKASEARRQSLSSLNPKTLALLANLFKTTNRYTYSVTNSKVIFAVDHMKQIKDKMFLICTIINNSNIPYDVGYVRFQMIDYQRSYLFWKKKIKETELEPVSEYYNVTIKPHAFGRLLFVFDKLGYSSTSTLNIKCTEENGRRNLELEVPGSIIK comes from the coding sequence TTGAAGAAACTGACCATTGCATTGGTGTTTTGCATAGCCTATTGCACCGGAGACCAATCGCTGGCCCAATCCAATCAGGTGGTGCGAGTTGCGCCAGGTTTCGCTACGGTGGTCGTCTGTCCTACAGCTCCTGAACTGGTGACGGTGGGCAATATGGATGCCTTTTCGGTTCAAACAACTGGCAATTATATCTTGATCAAGCCATTGACCAGTAAGGGCACCACCAATATGTTCATCAAGACGGCAACAGAGTCTTTCAACTTGTTGATTCAAGTATCAGAGACCCCGGATCTTGAGGTTCGGCTGGTCTCTCGTTCACCAGCATTGCAGGAGCTCTTTCCTGAGGATCGCTCGAGCAAGGGCGCTCAATCGATTGAGGATAGCGAAACCGCCCGCAAAAAGGCCTCAGAAGCCCGGCGGCAATCCCTCTCCAGCTTAAATCCCAAAACGCTGGCATTATTGGCTAATTTGTTCAAAACTACAAACCGTTATACTTATAGCGTCACCAATTCAAAGGTGATCTTTGCGGTCGATCACATGAAGCAAATCAAAGATAAGATGTTTTTGATTTGCACCATTATCAACAATTCCAACATCCCCTATGATGTCGGATATGTTCGCTTTCAGATGATCGATTATCAAAGAAGCTATTTGTTTTGGAAAAAGAAAATAAAAGAGACCGAGCTGGAGCCAGTAAGCGAATACTATAACGTCACGATCAAACCCCATGCATTTGGCAGACTGCTATTCGTATTTGATAAATTGGGCTATTCGAGTACGAGCACTTTAAATATCAAATGCACGGAAGAGAACGGCCGGCGAAATTTAGAGTTGGAGGTCCCGGGATCAATCATTAAATAG
- the traM gene encoding conjugative transposon protein TraM — protein MNLGRLSDRLEQLRKINLPRVKPMLIGGLAFVVVLMVMVMVSTKSPSKKVTAHKVNLLPGEAMPRSRPTLDYEFIKFDSIRIPNFSPIEQRVTSGPAIEPVSFQQTIEPPRQTASGVKNPTSGTHARMEKSFPEPTISLEPRTISQNPNMIVTNNLTDVAGTAGSGSAVFTGMQAALIKVILPNRTPVANGSLVEARVLRDSNWGNVFIPKRTKLIGVASLMNLRVHIDFQEIYINNTSRSCRGRAFDLKRLQGLAYSPVSSEAKRVLLEELRDAVAGVPVLGRVANRAAYSANYYDQEASVLDEGLEFYVMIESIY, from the coding sequence ATGAATTTGGGAAGACTATCTGATCGATTGGAACAGTTGCGCAAAATCAATTTGCCCCGTGTCAAGCCAATGTTGATTGGGGGGCTTGCGTTCGTGGTCGTACTGATGGTAATGGTCATGGTCTCGACCAAAAGTCCGAGCAAAAAAGTGACCGCTCATAAAGTGAATTTGCTGCCTGGGGAGGCGATGCCTCGCTCTCGACCAACATTGGACTATGAGTTCATCAAATTCGATAGCATCAGAATTCCGAATTTTTCTCCGATAGAACAGCGGGTTACATCCGGGCCAGCGATTGAGCCAGTCTCATTCCAGCAAACGATTGAACCGCCGCGTCAGACTGCAAGTGGGGTTAAAAATCCAACTAGCGGTACTCACGCCAGGATGGAAAAAAGTTTCCCTGAGCCCACAATTTCCCTCGAACCAAGAACCATCAGTCAAAACCCGAACATGATTGTGACCAACAACTTGACTGATGTCGCTGGGACGGCTGGATCAGGATCGGCGGTTTTCACTGGGATGCAAGCAGCGCTCATCAAGGTCATTCTGCCCAATCGCACGCCGGTCGCGAACGGCAGTTTGGTGGAAGCCCGAGTGCTGCGCGACAGCAACTGGGGCAACGTTTTCATTCCGAAGCGGACCAAACTGATTGGTGTTGCTTCATTGATGAACCTCAGAGTTCACATCGATTTTCAGGAGATCTATATCAACAATACATCTCGTTCTTGTCGGGGTCGGGCGTTTGATCTCAAGCGGTTGCAGGGTTTGGCCTATTCGCCAGTGAGTTCCGAGGCAAAGCGGGTGCTATTGGAAGAGCTGCGTGACGCTGTGGCAGGTGTGCCTGTTTTGGGACGCGTCGCCAATCGAGCTGCATATTCCGCCAACTACTATGATCAAGAAGCCTCAGTGCTGGATGAGGGCTTAGAATTTTATGTAATGATTGAGTCGATTTATTGA
- a CDS encoding PKD domain-containing protein encodes MKPIFPFLLTIIILFGTIASCEKHKDPFSALNKKPELQLFAFDADSLKFKRDLPFYIRLKYQDDEGQQLTATFTFISGSGDIFQSDFRPVSKTKTTQVFQAPSSFDGRLSFLPDTTGKVEIELELSDRVKLSTGKATTFFYFNLKPVAKFTYRLLSSVSPYDVEVDASSSYDRDEGNIEWYYWWFADGTSEIRTRAKTWRHTYQKAGSYPVRLKVVDNDGGNDSTIVVIPTNNQPPVAQLQVQPSSGQAPLTIRYTATNSFDPDGRIVAYRIDFDDGTSALDSAGTHIYSTDKNYRVRLQVTDNLGQTDTTGITVRVSTPPVAVLNVTPVEGPFPLDCIIDGTDSYDPQGGKLKHDIYISGELRYSGTDSVVHTFFAPEKYQIRLLVTSERNGLTDQKVQSVNVVNLNPKADFIWYPEKPQPRTIVRYTSTSTDSNLTDYISYYKWTFPDGVEQGEDKAIVDHQYSLDFNPYVVKLEVWDKYRGTKFEGYSVVVKTVPSN; translated from the coding sequence ATGAAACCAATATTCCCATTTTTATTGACCATCATCATTCTTTTCGGTACGATCGCTTCATGTGAGAAGCATAAAGATCCATTTTCTGCATTGAATAAGAAACCAGAGCTTCAGCTTTTCGCTTTTGATGCAGATTCATTGAAATTCAAACGGGATCTGCCATTTTATATCCGGCTGAAGTATCAAGACGATGAGGGACAACAACTGACTGCGACCTTCACATTTATTTCTGGCAGCGGGGACATTTTCCAATCAGATTTTAGGCCTGTCAGCAAAACGAAGACGACCCAAGTTTTTCAAGCGCCTAGTAGCTTCGATGGTCGGCTCAGCTTTCTGCCAGACACCACTGGAAAAGTGGAAATCGAGCTGGAGCTGTCGGATCGGGTGAAGCTCAGCACGGGCAAAGCAACGACCTTTTTTTATTTCAATCTCAAACCTGTTGCGAAGTTCACCTATCGATTATTAAGCTCGGTTAGCCCCTATGATGTCGAGGTCGATGCCAGTTCCAGCTATGACCGAGACGAAGGGAATATTGAATGGTACTATTGGTGGTTCGCTGATGGAACCAGTGAAATTCGCACGCGGGCAAAAACCTGGCGCCATACCTACCAAAAAGCAGGCTCTTATCCGGTTCGGCTCAAAGTTGTTGATAACGATGGAGGGAACGATAGTACAATTGTGGTTATCCCCACCAATAATCAACCGCCTGTGGCCCAATTGCAAGTACAGCCCTCATCTGGTCAAGCGCCATTAACCATCCGCTATACCGCTACCAATAGCTTCGATCCTGATGGGAGAATCGTCGCCTATCGGATCGATTTCGACGACGGAACCAGTGCACTCGATAGTGCAGGTACCCACATCTATTCCACCGATAAGAATTACCGTGTACGGCTTCAGGTTACAGACAATCTGGGACAGACTGACACGACTGGGATAACCGTCCGAGTATCGACGCCGCCGGTGGCCGTGCTAAACGTGACCCCTGTTGAAGGACCATTCCCCCTGGACTGCATTATTGATGGCACAGATTCGTATGATCCGCAAGGTGGAAAATTAAAACATGATATTTACATCTCAGGAGAATTGAGATACAGTGGCACCGACAGCGTCGTACATACATTTTTCGCTCCAGAGAAATATCAAATTCGATTGTTAGTCACCAGCGAACGCAATGGGCTGACTGATCAAAAAGTTCAATCAGTCAACGTGGTCAATTTGAATCCTAAAGCCGATTTTATCTGGTATCCCGAAAAACCACAGCCTCGCACCATCGTTCGCTATACTTCAACCAGCACCGACTCGAATCTGACAGATTACATTTCTTATTACAAGTGGACTTTTCCAGATGGTGTGGAACAAGGCGAGGACAAGGCGATCGTGGATCATCAGTACAGCTTGGATTTCAATCCCTATGTAGTCAAATTGGAGGTATGGGACAAGTATCGTGGCACCAAATTTGAGGGATATAGCGTGGTGGTCAAAACCGTGCCGAGCAACTAA
- a CDS encoding M28 family peptidase — protein MRNFRYFLLIVLLLFIGWGILLGQSVVPVAGLTAISGEEMLSHVKILAADEMRGRDTPSPELDSCAKYLQRYFISLGCQPVAEKRGYFQDFFLLKTRLAGEQKFLLSINGVEKHYAIKDDFVPIYFSASRQVTAPVVFAGYGITAPEYQYDDYQNIDAAGKIVLVFTEEPQERDSTSVFNGSKATDHSKLSEKALNAIDHGAVGLIVVTNPSHRFRRPPNPWPSLLRSAPEEAIPLTLGEKEQNKIVAVRIGKQLAEDLMSTLGRTMEQIHQQIDLELKPQSQLLPGIIATIATHLESDSLKTQNVIAFWEGADPQLKQELVVVGAHYDHIGARGDSVIYNGADDNASGTSGVLAVAKAFTECQQRPKRSVLFMCFAGEEKGLFGSRFYAASDPIFPLEHTVAMINLDMIARNDTSAVEVSGAVRSPEMKEIFLRANEQVKLHFKFSDDRRIGGSDHASFFRMNIPFLSFFTGMHDDYHQPSDTAEKIVPEKMAQVARAAFACAWLIANSDVRPKLVPLD, from the coding sequence ATGAGAAATTTCCGATATTTTCTGCTAATTGTATTGTTGCTATTCATTGGATGGGGCATTTTATTAGGTCAGTCCGTTGTACCAGTTGCTGGCCTAACAGCCATTTCAGGCGAGGAAATGCTATCTCATGTGAAAATACTGGCAGCAGATGAGATGCGAGGGCGTGACACTCCCAGTCCCGAACTCGATAGTTGCGCTAAATATCTTCAGCGCTATTTCATCTCGCTGGGGTGCCAACCAGTAGCGGAAAAACGTGGCTATTTTCAAGATTTTTTTCTATTGAAAACTCGGTTGGCCGGCGAACAGAAATTTTTGCTGTCAATTAATGGAGTGGAAAAGCATTATGCCATTAAGGACGATTTTGTGCCGATTTATTTTTCAGCCAGTCGACAGGTAACGGCGCCTGTGGTCTTTGCCGGCTATGGTATCACCGCGCCAGAATATCAATATGATGATTATCAAAATATCGATGCTGCGGGCAAAATTGTGCTGGTTTTCACTGAAGAACCCCAGGAAAGGGATAGCACCAGTGTTTTCAACGGCAGCAAAGCCACTGACCACAGCAAATTGAGCGAAAAGGCCTTGAACGCCATCGACCATGGTGCGGTTGGGCTGATCGTTGTCACCAATCCATCCCATCGATTCCGACGGCCACCGAACCCTTGGCCGTCGTTGCTTCGATCGGCGCCTGAAGAGGCCATCCCACTAACGTTGGGCGAGAAAGAACAGAACAAGATCGTTGCGGTACGGATTGGGAAGCAATTGGCAGAGGATTTGATGTCCACTCTTGGAAGAACGATGGAACAGATTCATCAGCAGATCGATCTCGAGCTCAAGCCGCAATCGCAGTTGCTACCAGGGATTATTGCCACGATCGCAACACATTTGGAGAGTGACAGCTTAAAGACCCAAAATGTCATTGCATTCTGGGAAGGAGCAGATCCCCAGCTAAAGCAGGAGCTTGTCGTAGTCGGCGCCCACTATGATCACATCGGAGCAAGAGGGGATTCCGTAATCTATAATGGTGCCGATGATAATGCATCGGGAACCTCTGGAGTATTAGCTGTAGCGAAGGCATTTACTGAATGTCAGCAACGTCCGAAACGTTCAGTGCTGTTTATGTGTTTCGCTGGGGAAGAAAAGGGATTGTTCGGCTCTCGGTTCTACGCAGCGAGCGATCCAATTTTTCCACTGGAGCATACGGTTGCCATGATCAATTTGGACATGATCGCTCGGAATGACACCAGTGCCGTTGAGGTCAGCGGAGCGGTCCGAAGCCCAGAAATGAAAGAGATCTTCCTGAGGGCTAATGAGCAAGTGAAATTGCATTTCAAATTCAGCGATGATCGCCGCATTGGTGGCAGCGACCATGCTTCGTTCTTTCGCATGAATATTCCATTTTTATCATTTTTTACCGGTATGCATGACGATTATCACCAGCCATCTGATACGGCTGAAAAAATCGTCCCAGAAAAAATGGCTCAGGTCGCCCGCGCTGCCTTTGCCTGTGCCTGGCTCATTGCCAATAGTGACGTTCGACCGAAATTGGTTCCTTTGGACTGA
- a CDS encoding HAD family hydrolase, translating to MNISDYIQQLSFEIKALLFDWGNTVMKVFPDQRGPMASWPAVAAMDGVLEVLPKLKRQFRIVLVSDAQDSDRVQVIRALNRVNLDEFFEEIFTPAELYVRKPAPDFYQNVLKQLAVAPENAVMIGDDYEKDIIAAKQVGLWTVWYNPNRCSLPNGSYPYHDIEIFQLNELAAIIQPRMRFQSNSGE from the coding sequence GTGAATATTTCTGACTATATCCAACAACTTTCATTTGAGATCAAGGCGCTGCTATTCGATTGGGGGAATACGGTGATGAAAGTATTCCCCGATCAGCGCGGTCCAATGGCTTCATGGCCTGCGGTTGCCGCTATGGATGGCGTACTGGAAGTCCTACCGAAATTGAAGCGGCAATTTCGGATCGTGTTGGTCAGTGATGCTCAGGATTCCGACCGTGTTCAAGTTATTCGCGCTTTGAACCGGGTGAATCTGGACGAATTTTTTGAGGAAATTTTCACGCCCGCCGAGCTATATGTCCGAAAACCAGCCCCTGATTTTTATCAGAACGTTTTAAAGCAGCTTGCTGTCGCTCCAGAAAACGCAGTGATGATCGGCGACGATTATGAGAAAGACATCATCGCTGCAAAGCAGGTTGGTTTATGGACAGTTTGGTATAATCCCAATCGTTGCAGTCTGCCCAATGGTAGCTATCCATACCACGATATTGAGATCTTTCAGCTCAACGAGCTTGCAGCAATCATTCAACCGCGAATGCGCTTTCAATCGAATTCGGGTGAGTGA
- the dacB gene encoding D-alanyl-D-alanine carboxypeptidase/D-alanyl-D-alanine-endopeptidase — protein MSQQIDQQIATPELQTAVVGIMVQSASSGEILYQHNANTLMMPASNQKILTAAAALIKLGPEFRYQTPVYISGHIEAGILKGDLIIVASGDPTFSFRFCEGKMDGFIFRAWADSLHARGIYAIEGDVIGIDDLFDEEPVGYGWSLNNLSYAYSAPIGAFMYNENMARLFVLSDSTGDYLSLKLKPDPGYLQLEPDLEIHPNATELSILRIPETNRLKVKGKVQPGEYYIENVSIHNPTVHFLSALKWELVMLGIPVYGQPKDADDLGNPEKLAKKRLLFVHQSLPFKQVLTVLMKESQNLYAESLVKLLGARFGKGGSFDEGAKVVQATLRRLGVDPNAYCYKDGSGLSRYNYIAPVHLTTILRNMFYHRYGQIFREALPIAGVDGTIDYRLKGTPAQGRVFAKTGTISNARCLSGYAITQDGETLVFSTMFNNFLCDANVVMDVQDRICLLLTSFHRGK, from the coding sequence TTGTCTCAGCAAATTGATCAGCAGATCGCCACTCCAGAGCTGCAGACCGCGGTGGTCGGTATCATGGTTCAATCTGCCAGCAGCGGAGAAATACTCTATCAGCATAACGCCAATACGCTAATGATGCCAGCTTCCAACCAAAAGATCCTTACCGCAGCGGCCGCGCTGATCAAACTGGGCCCAGAGTTCCGATATCAAACCCCAGTGTATATCTCGGGTCACATTGAAGCTGGAATATTAAAGGGTGATTTGATCATTGTGGCGAGCGGGGACCCCACCTTTAGTTTCCGGTTCTGTGAGGGCAAAATGGACGGCTTTATTTTTCGCGCCTGGGCCGACTCCTTGCACGCACGAGGCATTTATGCCATTGAGGGAGATGTTATCGGCATTGATGATTTGTTTGATGAAGAACCAGTGGGCTATGGCTGGTCGCTCAATAATTTGAGTTATGCCTACTCTGCACCGATCGGGGCGTTCATGTACAACGAGAATATGGCCAGACTGTTTGTTCTATCTGATAGCACTGGCGATTATCTGAGCCTTAAACTCAAACCAGATCCTGGATATCTGCAATTGGAGCCAGATCTGGAAATTCATCCCAACGCCACCGAGCTATCCATCCTACGTATTCCTGAAACAAATCGACTGAAGGTTAAAGGTAAAGTGCAGCCTGGCGAATACTATATCGAAAATGTTTCCATTCACAATCCCACCGTTCATTTTTTAAGCGCTTTGAAGTGGGAATTGGTGATGTTGGGCATACCAGTTTATGGTCAACCAAAGGATGCCGATGATCTGGGCAACCCAGAAAAGTTGGCAAAAAAAAGATTATTATTCGTTCATCAGTCGCTTCCGTTCAAGCAAGTGCTGACCGTGTTGATGAAGGAATCGCAGAACCTATACGCGGAGAGCTTGGTGAAATTATTAGGAGCCCGATTTGGCAAAGGTGGCAGCTTCGATGAAGGGGCGAAGGTGGTTCAAGCAACCTTACGTCGACTGGGGGTTGATCCAAATGCATATTGCTATAAAGACGGTTCTGGATTGAGCCGCTACAACTATATCGCTCCAGTTCACTTGACCACGATATTGCGGAATATGTTCTATCATCGTTATGGTCAGATTTTTCGCGAAGCCCTGCCAATTGCTGGTGTGGATGGGACAATCGATTATCGATTAAAGGGCACGCCAGCGCAGGGACGGGTTTTTGCCAAGACCGGCACCATCTCCAATGCTCGCTGCCTTTCGGGCTATGCCATTACGCAGGATGGCGAGACGCTGGTTTTCTCCACTATGTTCAATAACTTCCTTTGTGATGCCAATGTCGTCATGGATGTTCAGGATCGCATCTGCTTACTCCTTACATCATTTCACAGAGGGAAATAA
- a CDS encoding ketoacyl-ACP synthase III yields MYKARITGTGMYVPEKVVTNFDLEKLMDTSDAWIRERAGIIERRFAEPEVGPAGLAVEAAKQALQNAHLEPKDVEFIIFATLSPEYQFPGSGVLLQEKLGLPGVPALDIRNQCTGFIYGLAVADQFIRTGMYRRIMLVGSEIHSTGLDLSTRGRDVAVLFGDGAGVVIVERSDDPNRCILSSHLHADGRFAKELYVENPGSLHVPRLTKEMLDGTSIYPFMNGRQVFKHAVVRFCEAIEECLSANQIAPEQVKLVIPHQANQRITEAVAARFGYSMDRVFSNIHKYGNTTAASIPIALHEALMEGRIQPGDYVVLVAFGSGFTWGSILMRW; encoded by the coding sequence ATGTATAAGGCGCGGATCACTGGGACGGGCATGTATGTCCCCGAAAAGGTTGTCACGAACTTTGATCTGGAAAAACTCATGGATACCAGTGATGCTTGGATCCGGGAACGAGCTGGCATTATCGAGCGAAGATTCGCCGAACCTGAAGTTGGCCCGGCAGGACTGGCGGTTGAGGCGGCGAAACAAGCCCTTCAAAATGCCCATTTGGAACCAAAAGATGTCGAGTTCATCATATTCGCCACGCTAAGTCCTGAATATCAATTCCCAGGGTCTGGCGTACTATTGCAAGAAAAGTTGGGTCTTCCAGGAGTTCCAGCCCTGGATATCAGAAATCAGTGCACCGGATTCATCTACGGTCTGGCAGTGGCTGACCAGTTCATCCGAACCGGTATGTACCGCCGAATTATGCTGGTAGGTTCTGAGATCCATTCCACTGGGCTCGACTTATCTACGCGGGGTCGCGACGTGGCGGTGTTGTTCGGCGATGGCGCTGGTGTTGTTATTGTTGAACGGAGTGATGATCCAAACCGTTGTATCCTTTCATCCCATCTCCACGCTGACGGCCGTTTTGCTAAGGAATTGTATGTGGAAAACCCCGGAAGCTTGCACGTCCCTCGTCTCACCAAAGAGATGCTCGACGGCACTTCGATCTACCCGTTTATGAATGGGCGACAGGTTTTTAAGCATGCCGTGGTTCGCTTCTGCGAGGCGATTGAAGAATGTCTCTCCGCTAATCAGATCGCCCCAGAGCAGGTGAAGCTGGTGATCCCTCATCAGGCCAATCAACGAATTACTGAAGCTGTCGCTGCCAGATTTGGCTATTCGATGGATCGGGTGTTCAGCAATATCCACAAATATGGCAATACCACCGCCGCATCGATTCCAATCGCTCTGCATGAGGCCCTAATGGAAGGAAGAATTCAACCAGGCGATTACGTGGTTTTAGTCGCGTTTGGCTCTGGCTTCACCTGGGGATCGATCTTGATGCGATGGTAA
- a CDS encoding ABC transporter ATP-binding protein yields the protein MKITIENLTKIYKNGIQALKDINLEINSGMFGLLGPNGAGKTTLMRILVTLMKPTSGRVTVDGLDLQRNRREIRAMLGYLPQDFRFFTKLKTWEFLDYVASLAGLHDSRARKLAVDEMLERVGLYEARDRMANRLSGGMKRRLGIAQALIGDPKIVVVDEPTTGLDPEERIRFRNLLTEMSQKDIIIILSTHIVGDISSTCNNMALLNDGQVVFNQSPDKLIDKARGHAWLIHALDSELDQIKAKYPVIATIPSQNGWEVQVVADKLDGFPGKPIDPNLEHAYVYFMEYELGRSLNGELE from the coding sequence ATGAAAATCACAATTGAAAATTTAACCAAAATCTACAAGAACGGCATCCAAGCTCTCAAAGATATCAACCTCGAGATCAATAGCGGCATGTTTGGATTATTGGGGCCGAATGGCGCGGGCAAAACGACGTTGATGCGGATTTTGGTGACGTTGATGAAGCCCACCAGCGGTCGCGTTACTGTAGACGGTTTGGACTTGCAGCGGAACCGTCGCGAAATCCGCGCGATGCTTGGCTATCTCCCTCAAGACTTTCGCTTTTTCACCAAACTAAAGACCTGGGAATTTTTGGACTATGTTGCCAGCCTGGCAGGACTCCACGATAGCCGCGCGCGAAAGTTGGCAGTCGATGAAATGTTAGAACGAGTGGGTTTGTACGAGGCGCGGGATCGAATGGCCAATAGGTTGTCTGGCGGAATGAAACGCCGGTTGGGTATCGCTCAGGCGCTGATTGGTGATCCGAAAATCGTCGTGGTCGACGAACCCACTACCGGGCTCGATCCAGAAGAGCGAATCCGGTTCCGCAATCTGCTCACTGAAATGAGCCAGAAGGATATCATCATCATTCTTTCCACCCATATCGTGGGCGATATCTCCAGCACCTGCAACAACATGGCGTTGCTCAACGATGGGCAAGTCGTGTTCAATCAATCACCGGATAAGCTCATCGACAAAGCCCGCGGCCATGCCTGGCTCATTCACGCATTGGACAGCGAACTGGATCAGATTAAAGCAAAATATCCGGTCATCGCAACAATCCCGTCCCAAAATGGTTGGGAGGTCCAGGTTGTGGCAGATAAGTTGGATGGTTTTCCAGGGAAACCCATTGATCCCAATTTAGAACATGCCTACGTCTATTTTATGGAATATGAATTGGGGAGATCTTTGAATGGAGAACTTGAATAG
- a CDS encoding TolC family protein, translating into MWIMRFAKSTRYFVRLVFLLLFANVQFLGAQEPFTLERALETAMRNSPEIRRYQLNLERGQQLLNAQKASLKSQFGLTLNPFSYSHQRRFYNFFSKYLTSETKQSVGTFSIRQPIPWTDGTLTLINEFGWLDSYSEYQNTKNKYYSNDLYLSFTQPIFTYNRTNLQMRELELDLENAALNFAIQKLFLEYQVTQNFYNIYQQKASLEIALDEYRNREASYQIIKNKVEAGLSPQEELYQAELDLTRSRSKVQNTQVALDNYLDSFKRLIGLSLFDDITVTADISHQPVEIDLQRALETGLKYRMEIRQRQIDVENAKYNLIRAAATNEFRGDITLSYGITGTGAKYNEIFDSPTKNERISLEFNVPLFDWGQKRSTIKAYQAMIKSSELQLEDEKNNIIIEIRRAYRNLTNLMSQIEIAEQSLRSAQLTYDINLERYKNGDLTSMDLNLIQNQLSQAKLDRIAALINYKIELLNMKVVSLWDFERNQRVVPDVITK; encoded by the coding sequence ATGTGGATCATGAGATTTGCAAAAAGCACCCGATATTTCGTTCGGCTGGTATTTCTACTGCTGTTCGCAAACGTCCAGTTTTTGGGAGCGCAAGAGCCGTTCACCCTGGAACGTGCCTTAGAGACAGCGATGAGAAACAGTCCTGAAATCCGACGCTATCAATTGAACCTGGAACGAGGGCAACAATTGCTCAACGCCCAAAAAGCATCGCTCAAATCGCAATTTGGCCTTACATTGAACCCATTCAGTTATTCGCATCAGCGCAGGTTCTATAATTTCTTCTCGAAATATCTCACCAGCGAAACCAAACAATCGGTTGGGACGTTCTCGATCCGACAGCCGATTCCATGGACCGATGGGACCTTGACGTTGATCAACGAGTTCGGTTGGCTCGATTCTTATAGTGAATATCAGAATACCAAGAACAAATACTACAGCAACGACCTATACCTGAGTTTCACGCAGCCGATCTTCACTTATAATCGGACCAATTTACAGATGCGCGAGCTAGAGTTGGACTTGGAGAACGCTGCGCTCAATTTCGCGATTCAAAAATTGTTTCTGGAGTATCAGGTCACTCAGAACTTCTACAATATTTATCAGCAAAAGGCCAGTTTGGAAATTGCGCTCGATGAATACCGCAACCGCGAGGCCAGCTATCAAATCATCAAAAACAAAGTCGAGGCGGGACTCAGTCCCCAAGAGGAGCTTTATCAGGCCGAGTTGGATTTGACCCGAAGCCGATCTAAGGTTCAAAACACCCAGGTAGCGCTCGATAATTATCTGGATTCGTTCAAACGATTGATCGGACTTTCGCTGTTCGATGATATCACCGTGACGGCCGATATTTCTCATCAGCCAGTGGAGATCGATTTACAGCGGGCATTGGAAACCGGCCTAAAATATCGGATGGAGATCCGGCAACGCCAGATCGATGTCGAAAACGCCAAGTATAATTTGATCCGCGCTGCAGCGACCAATGAGTTTCGTGGCGACATCACCCTATCTTATGGTATCACTGGAACTGGAGCGAAGTATAACGAGATCTTCGACTCACCCACAAAGAACGAGCGGATATCGTTAGAGTTCAATGTCCCGCTGTTCGATTGGGGACAAAAAAGATCGACCATCAAAGCGTATCAGGCGATGATCAAAAGCAGCGAGCTACAACTTGAGGATGAAAAGAATAATATTATTATCGAGATCCGGCGTGCCTATCGCAACCTGACAAATCTGATGAGCCAAATCGAAATTGCCGAGCAAAGCCTGCGCAGTGCTCAATTGACCTATGACATTAATTTGGAACGGTATAAAAATGGCGACTTGACCAGTATGGATTTGAACCTGATCCAAAATCAATTGTCCCAGGCCAAGCTGGATCGGATTGCAGCGCTCATCAATTATAAAATCGAGCTGCTCAATATGAAAGTCGTCTCGCTCTGGGATTTTGAGAGGAATCAGCGGGTAGTTCCCGACGTGATCACGAAATAA